The region ATCCAGAGTGTCCCTCTTGTAGTGGGTCTGTACGAGGGTGTCGATCTCGATGGTGTACCAGCGCCGCTTGTTGTTCGGGATGCTGCAGCGGTGGCCGGTCAGGTTACGACTGGGCCCGCTGCTCCACATGTCCTGTTCGGCGCGGTCACAATGCGCGCGGCTCGCGGCGCCGGCGGTGCCGGCGCCGGGGCCCAGCAGGGCCGCCGCGCCCATGGTCATCGCTGCGGTAACGCCGAGCAGGCGCGTCAGAGTGAGGTTCATCGATGGGTCCTCCTGCCAGATGTGGTGACGGCTCGGAGTCGCCATGTCACCTTGGTGCGATAGTCGCACTTGTCCGGGATATCCGGCCTGGCGGGCGGCGGCGCAATCCCCCGACCCGGTGACGTCCGTGATGCCAATGCAGCAGGCCGCGGTCACATCCCCCACCGGCCCAGGAGCGGGACTCGGTCGGCCGCTTTCGGCGCTTTCCGGAAGCTCGTCGACGAGGGTGACCTCGAAGAGGCGGCCGAGCAGGTGCGGGCGGAGGGTCAGCTCCGGCCCCGGTCGTCCGTCCCTCATCTGCTCCGCGCGCCGCAACCCTTTGCCCACTGCCTCGCGGAAGCCGCGGTCGGGTCCGCGCCACCGGGACGTGATGTCGTACGTGTACCTAAGTTGTCCACCGCGTCATGAGCGGACCACGTCCACGATGACGCGCCCTGTTCGACGGTCCGCGCGGAGCACTGCGCGGGCCGCCTCGAGGATCTCCTCGTCCATCTCCAGCCCGGAGGCCAGGATCTGGAGCAACCGCGTCCGCCACACATCGGGGTCCGTCTCGTACGCGTGCAGCACCCGTAGGCCGTATCCGCCCCGCACGCCGTCGCCGCCGTCGGACAACCGTCGGCGCACCGCCTCACTCAGCATGGCGTGGAGGTCGTGGACGATTCCTCGTGAGGTGTCGGTGAGTCCGGCCGCCGCCCCCATGGCCAACGCGGTGGCCACCAAATCCGCTTCGGTCACGCGGACCCCCTTCGGTTGTGCGGGTTGTGCGATGTCGTGTCCGTCACCATGGCTGGGGGTGCTGCAATTCTGATGAAATTTCGATGACGTGGGGAAGCGGAGGCTTCGGGGTGGACGACGGATCTCCTCAGCTGCTGCGGTTCGAAGTGCTCGGACCGTTACGGGCATGGCGGGGCGGAACGCCGCTGGAGCTGGGGCCGGTCAAGCGGCAGGCCGTGCTGGCCGCTCTGCTGCTGCGCCGAGGAGCCGTGGTGAGTCATGAGCGGCTGCTCGACGCGGTGTGGGGCGAGGAGCCTCCCGCAGGCGGCCACAAAGTGCTGCCCACTCACGTCAACTCGCTGCGCAGAGTGCTCGATCCGGAAGGCACCCCGCCCGCGGCGTCGGTGATCCGCAGCGGCAAAGGCTGGTACCGCTTCGTCGTCGAGGAGGTCCGACTCGATACGGCGGATCTGGACGAACGGGGAGCCCAGGCTCTGCGCACCGTCGCGTCGGGCGACCTGGCCACCGCCGCGGACCAACTCTCCGCGGCCATCGGACTGTTCCGGGGCGAACCCCTGGCCGGGCTGCTGGGACCGTTCGCGCAGAACGAGCGACAGCGGTTGGAGGAACACCGACGGACGTTCCGACTGGAGCGGCTCAAGTGCCTCGTCCTGCTGGGCCGGTTCGGCGATGCCCTCGACGACCTGAGCGGACTGTCGGCGTCTTCGGCAGCCGACCGCTACGACGAGTCGCTGACGGCCTTGCGCATGCGGGCCCTGTACGGCCGCGGACGTCAGGCAGAAGCACTCAAAACCTACGAGGACTTGCGCGTACAACTGCGGGACGAGCTCGGAACCGATCCCGGCGAGGAACTGCGCCGCGTGCACGAAGCGGTACTGCACCAGGACGACGCCTTCCTCCTGCGTCCGCCCCCGTCGGTGCTCTCCACACCGCGCGAGAGCGCCGTACCCGCCGAACTCCCCCACGACACTCCGGGTTTCGCCGGCCGCACCGGCGAACTCGAACGACTCCACTCGCTCCTTGCACCCGCTCGGGCGCAGGGGACGGGAACGGGGACGGGGACTGGGACGGGGACTGGGACGGGGAACACGGTGGTCATCTCCGCCATCGGCGGCGCCGCCGGCATCGGCAAGACCGCGCTGGCCGTGCACTGGGCACACCAGGTCCGCGACCGCTTCCCGGACGGCCAGCTCTACGTCAACCTGCACGGCTTCGACCACGACCGGCAGCCCCTCGAACCCGGCGAGGCCCTTGAACTGCTGCTGCGCAGCCTGGGGCTCGCGGCGTCGGAGATCCCCCCGCACCACGAGGCCCAGGGCCGCGTGTTCCGGACCCTGCTGGCCGACCGGCGCATGCTCGTCCTGCTGGACAACGCGGCCTCCGCCGATCAGGTACGTCCACTGCTGCCGTCCGGCCCGACCTGCTGCGTCCTCGTCACCAGCCGCAACCGCCTCGGCGACCTCGTCGCCCACGACGGCGCCCACGCCCTGCCCCTGGATCTCCTCCAGCCGGACGAGGCCCGCGCACTGCTGAGCCGGGCCCTCGGCACGAACCGGGTCGACGACGACAAGCACGCGGTCGACGAACTGATCAGGCTCTGCGGCAGCCTCCCCCTGGCCCTGCGCGTGGCCGCCGCCAGGCTCGCGGGCGACCCGGCCCTGCGGACGGCCGACCTCGTCACCGAGATGACCGAGGGCAACAAGCTGGAGGCACTGGAGCCGGACGGTGACGCCAACTCTCCTTTGCGCACGGCCCTCTCGGTGTCGTACCGGGTCCTGACACCGGGCGCACGCCGGCTGTTCCGCCTGCTCGGACTGTTCCCGGGAGCGGAATTCACCGCCGAGGTCGCGGCGGCGCTCCTGGATGCGCCGCTGTCGCAGGCCCGGCGTCTGATCGGTGCCCTGACCTCGGCCCACCTGATCGAACCCGCGACGGCGGGGCGTTATCGGTTCCACGATCTCCTTCGTGAGTACGCACAGGAATGTGCGCTGGTGGAGGAGACAGCGCCGGACCGTGAAGCCGCCCTCGAACGGCTGCTGATCTGGTACCTGAACGCCACCCGAACCACCGCGGGGGCCGGGCTCTTTCCGGAGCTGCCCGGCAGCCTCCGCGCCGGCAGGCACCCGGGCATGCCGTCGGCCACCGCGCCTCGACCATGGCTGGATGCCGAACGGACGAATCTGCTCGCCGTCATCAACCATGCCGCCCACCACGGCCCCCGCCCCGTCGCCTGGCACCTGACCTCAGCACTGTTCAGCGACTTCTGGATCCATCTGGCACGGAAGACCTGGCAGACCACCGCGCAGACGGCACTGGACGCGGCCGAGACCGAAGGGGACCTGTTCGGTCAGGCAGCGATGCACTCCAGCCTTGCAGCAGCACGGTGGGACCGGGGGCATGTCCGACAGGCGATGGAACACGCCACACGCGCACTGGACATCAGCCGGGAGCTCGGTTGGGCGACGGGCGAGGCGTCGGGTGTCGGCCTCAGAGGCATGGCGTATTGGAGCATGGCGCGCCTCGACAGTGCGCACGACGATTTCACCGTCGGCCTGCGCATCTTCCGTGAGACCGGGAACCGTTACTTCGAAGGATTCGGGGTGGTCGGCCTCGGTATGGCCTGTCGGGATCTGGGCCGACTGCACGAGGCCGCCGATCACCTCGAACGTGCCGTCGCCCTCGAAGAAGAGGTCAGCTGGTGGGACGCCGGCTCGGCCCTGCAGATCCTGGGTGGGGTGTACTGGGAACTCGGCCGTCTCACCGACGGACTCGACCTCCTGGGCCCGGAGGTGGCCTCCGACAAGCGGGCCGGATACCGCGACGGCCACGCGATGATGCTCGACGCCATCGCGAAGATCAATATCGAACTCGGCCGCCACAACGAAGGACTGGAGCACGCCGAGCGAGCGTTCGCGCTGGTCGAGGACACGAAACGACACTGGGTTCAGTCCGGCATCCTCAACACGGTCGCGGCAGCCCGCCGACGACTGGGACAGCTGGACCGGGCTCTTCAGTCCGGCGAGCAGGCTCTCGCCCTGGCCCGCGAGTCGCGATTCGGACGGGCCGAGGCGGACAGCCTCATATGCCTCTCCCTCACCCACAAGGAAGCGGGCCGGTACGACGAGGCCCGCACCCACGCCGAACAGGCGCTGGCCCTGGCCCGCGACCACTCGTTCCGCGTGGTGGAGGGCCAGGCCCTGACAGCCCTGTGCGAGACGGCAGCGGCCGAGGAAGCACACGGCACAGCCGTCGAGCTCGGCCAGGAGGCCCTCGCCATACACCGCGAGACCAGCCACCGACTCGGCGAGGCCCGCACCCTCATGGCACTCGCCCGCGCCCACCGGAAGACCGACGGCGCCGCCGCCGAACTGATGAGGCGAGAGGCATGGGCCATTTTCTCGGACATCGGCGTGCCCGAGACGGAGTACGCGGATCTCGACCGGTGACGTCTCCTCAGCCGAGCCCGTCGGCCCCGTTCCCGGACTGCGCGCCAACCGGCAGCGGGGACCTCGAGCCAGCTCCTGCGCAAAGCCCGCTCGGTCCCTGGGGCGCCCCAGGGACCGAAGGGGCCGCCGGCGCGTCTTCCACGTCTCGTCCGGGACGTGAGCGGACGCACGCTCGCTACTTCAAGACGACCCCCAAGGCGATGAGCGGAGGCACTACGGGTCACCGGAGCCTGCCGAGTGCTGCTTGGGAAGACCGCGTTTCGGACCTTGCGGTTGGCCAGCCACTTCGTCAGCCGCGTGACGCCGACGCGGCGGATGGCGGCCGACGTCTGGTAGCCCGTCAGCAGCCTGAGCGGGCCGGTGTTGGTCACCTCCAGCGCTCGTTCCAGGGCGGGGAACATGCTCAGCAGGGTGCTGCGCAGACGGTTGACGACGCGGGTGCTCGGTCCTCCACCAGGTCAGACCGGCGGCCGGTCAGCAGCTTGAGTTCGACGGCGGCTTCGTCACCGGGGCGGATGGCTCGCAGGTCGCGGCGCATCCTGGCCTGATCGGCGATCACGTAGGCGTCGCGGGCGTCGGTCTTGCCCTCGCCGCGGTAGCCGTCGAATGCCCGGTTCACCAGACGGCCGGACATGTAGAGGATCTCCTGGCCGTGGCTGACGAGCCGGGCCAGCAGCAGTGCGGGTTCCCCGCCGGTCATGTCGATGGCCCAGATGACCTGACGGCCGTCGGCCAGGTCCAGGACATCACCGATCACCTTCAGCAGCTCAGGCTCGTCGTTGGCGACCCGCCGCGACAGCAGCGTCGTGCCGTCCGAGTCCAGAGCAAGGCCGTGATGATGGCCCTTGCCGCTGTCGATCCCCGCCCATATCCGGCTCATCGTGCCCCTGACGTACGTGTTTGTTCTGTTCGTGCCACGGACGACTTCGCCGGCATTGCTCTACACAGGACTTGTTCGCACTTCCTGATCGGCGGCCGAGTCGTCGTGGGGTGCCCGGCGGCGAAGCGAAGGAAGCCACGAGACGGCAGCCCGCTGATAGCCACACCCAGTAGCGCCAACTTCGCCCGAGCACGGTTCACCTCAAATGCGTCCACCCCCCACGCCCCTCTCAGACAGGACCGAGAGAAGGACCTAACGGAGTCCTACCAGTACTCCAGCTGTAGATCGCGATCTTCATGTCTGGGCGGCTTGTCGCTGATAGGGGATGGTCTGGGATCGAGCCTGGTGGCGGCGTCGCCAGTGGGACCAGTCGAGCCGGTGGGCCGTGCCGTGGACGGGCCGGCCCTCTCACCGGGCGGGGGCAGAGTCAGTCAGCGGTCGAGGTCGATCGTGAAGCGCCTCGTGCCCGGAGCGATCGTGTCGGCGTGGACCGAGCCACGAGCCCGGTCGAATTCCCCGGTGCCGCCGGTGATCCCGTTGTCGAACGAAGAGGGAGGGCCCGGGTTGAGAATGCCGAAGACCATCCCCTGCACGGAGAGCTGGCCGCCCGGGAGGTTGTAGGTCACGACGCACTCCTCCGCTCCGCCGTTGTCTACCCGGGTGGTGGTGCAGGTACCGTCGGTGTCGCCGACCTGGTTGCCGTACTGGTCGAAGAGGGTCGAGCGGAAGACGGTCCGATCGCCCTGGGCGGGGGCGCCGCCGGGGTTGACGGGGAAGCGCGTCTGCTGCACGAGCCGGCCGATGAGTGTGATGACCCGGTCGCCGCCCGTGGTGTGGGCGGAATCGGTGTCCGTCGCGGCGGCGGCCGCGACAGGGGCACAGGCGAGAAGGGTAACCAGCGCAGTGGCCGTGCCGAGACAGGCTGCTCTCACGGGACGCATCGTGTGACTCCTGAGGTTGATGCACATGGATGGTCAGGTGACGCATTCATAACCTCGGCTCTGCCGCCGCCCGGAACGTCCCGGCGCGACCCACCGGCAGATCCGACCAATCGGACCAACTTGGGACGAGAGACGGCCCGCCCGACCGGACGCGTCGCGCGGGCGGGCGGGCGGGCGGGCGGGTTGACGCTGGTGCAGCACATTGGCCCCCGACTCGGACCAGTGCCGCCCCTGGGACCGGAAGCAGGCACTCATGTCTGGGATGCGGCTTGTCGCCGGTAATGGCTGGTGAGGGATCGCTGCTGAGGGAGCCGCCGCCAGTGCGACCAGCCGAGCCGGTGGGCCATGTCGTGGCGAGGCTGCACGGCGACCGTGATGAACAGGCGCTGGATCGCGTTGCAGGACAGCAGGACCGGGCTGTCCGGGGTGGAGCTGCGGGCGTGTTCGTCGGCACGGACTACCGCGCGGAAGGCGTGGGCGAGCAGCGCGAGGGTGACCCAGCGGGTGCAAGAACGGTAGTGGCGGACCTGGTGCTCGTCGAGTCCCGCCAGCCCTTTCTAGGCCTGGAAGGTCTCTTCCACACGCCACCTCGAACCAGCGGTCTTGACCAGCGCAGTCAGCGGGACCAGCTCGGTGGAGTGACTGCGGTAATAGGCGAGTTCACCGGTGGTGCGGCTGCGGCGGATCAGGAGCTGGTGGCTGCCCGGCGTCGGGTCGACGAGGTCGACGACGGCCCAGTCGTAGAACCGTTGTCCCTTCGCACCGCGTCCGGCCGAGAGCTTCTGCCAGGCCCGCTTCGGCACTTTCTTCACCAGGGCATCGGCGGGGAACCTTCCTGCACCTGTGGCCATTTCGGCCGAGCAGACCACGGCAAGGACATAGCCGATGCCGCGCTCCTTCAGCGCCGCGCGCAGTCTCGGGTTGCCGCCACAGACCTCGTCACCCGTGACCCAGCCGACGCGGTGTCCGGTATCCCAGAACCGTTCGATCATCCTGAGGGCCAGGTCCGGCTTGGTCGCGAAAACGGTGTCCTCGCCGAGCCCCGCCGCCCGGCAGCGATCCGGATCGCCCGTCCAGGAACAAACGGTGCACGGACCAGTCCGAGTAGGCGAACCAGTTGGCTGTGGGCCGACGACTGTGGGCCGTTGTCCGATGCCGCCGATACCCCGTGGTCGACCTGATAGGGATGAGGCCAGACCTCAAAGCCCGCTCCAGCGCGAGCGCCGCGCCCTCACCGGGGTCGGACAGTGAGCCGATGCAGGCAGTAGAGGCCTTGGTGAGTTGCGGTGCAGCAGCGAAGTACCGCAACCGTCGAGACGAAAGGTGAGCGCCAACGGCCGCGTATAGCCGAACGATCAAGGTCCTACGCTGCAATGACCTTGCCGCCGACAGTTCGGGACGAAGAGGTCGTGCCAGAACCGTGCGAGATCGTGTGGGGAACCACGGGGAATGGCAGGCACCATGTCGACGGCCAGGCAAGCCTTGCCGTCGCTCCGCCGCAGGTCAGCGCAGCAACCGCCCGTAGGTAACCGGAGCTTCCCAAGCCAAACGCCCCGTCGGTACGTGCACCTGTCAGTCGAGCCAGACGAGCAATGCGTCATCCGCTGCGGCGGCGGCCCCGAAGAACTCCGTCAGGCCGTCGTACCAGTGGCGCCCCCACTCAAGCGCTCCAGGCTCATCCCACCCCAGCGGATACACCTCAGCCCTGGTCAGGTCGGCAGGATCCACGCCGGCGATGAGTTGGGCGTACGTGGTGGAGCGAAGAGCTCGCGCCGCAAGATGGGCCCGCTCAGGCCGCAGGTACCTGGGAGGCCCGTACCCCCAGTCCTCATCATCGGCAAACGGCTCCTCCCCGTGGATCACGTTGACCGGGAACTCGGCGCGCGCCAGCAGAAAGCGGAGCATGTCCCAGGCCTTGTACGTACTGAAGTGGCGTGCATCGGCCGGCACAGGCTCTGACTCCTCCTCGGCGTCCTGGACCTCTTCGACGAAGTCCAGAGCCCAGTCCGGGTCTTGGATCGCTCGATCGAGCTCAGCAGGCGTGACACGCAGGTACTCACCGATCATGCTCATGGGCGGAGACTAGACGCGGCCACTGACACCGGCCGCCGCGCCCGTCTCGCTTTCCTTCTCGTTCAGCCCGGTTCACCGACGGTCAGCCGAGACCGGGATCGGATCCCACCCCGGGGGTGAGTCGCTCATGAACCCGGGCGAACGCCCCCACACACAGCCCACCACCCCACCAACAGACTTGGAAAGCGTGTTGGTGGCGCTCAAGTCGCCATGCGTCTCACCCGGATACACGACACGTGATCAGCTTGGGCCGTGGAGACCATCATCGCGAGTGCCATAGCCGTCCTCGGAACCCTGCTCGGCTCGGGAATCACACTGGCGTTTCAGCAACGCACCACCGACAGAAGCCACCGGTTCGCCCGCCGTGAGAAACTCCGGCAAGAACGACTCGACGCCTACTCCGCCTACGCCGGCACGCTGATCAACTACCGCCGCTGCCTGGTGCACCTGTGGTTCTGCGAGCACGAACAACCGCCACCCGAAGATCCGGACGCCGTCCGGATCCGCGCGTACGACCTGCGCTCCAGCGCGCAAGAGGCCCTGTTCCGGGTCCAGATGCTTACGGACGACGAGACCTTGAGTCAGGCCGCAGAGGCCGTACTCGCCGACGTCACGGCACTGGCCAAGACGGAGACCAGAAACCGGCTCGACCAGCGCCGAGTACAGACCCGTGACGACATCAGCCGACTCGTCAGAGCGGCGAAGCGACATCTTTGAGGCACCTGCGGACGCACCCTTCCGTACGGCCTCTCCAGAGACAGGCGCACACCGGCAGGAAATCGTCTTCTTCGAGGACGAGGCGGGGTTCTTGATGACACCGCCGCGTGCCCGCGCCCGGGACCGGCGTGGGCACGCGCCTGTCCCGGGCGCGGGTACGCGGAAGATCCTGGCGTCGCCGGTCGATCGCCGCCATGTGCTGCCGCGAGCAGGGAGAAGCGTCTCGGCTCATCTGCCGGCCGCGCCGCCACCGCAAGCACGACCGGCTCACCATCGCACAACTGCGCTCTTGCGTAACTGACTTGAATGCGTCAGAGGGCATCTGTTCGGCCGGTCGTTGTTACGGCGCGGCCCGCCGGTCAACACCGCCTTCGCCGACGACGACCAACTCGCACCC is a window of Streptomyces mirabilis DNA encoding:
- a CDS encoding YfbM family protein, with the translated sequence MSMIGEYLRVTPAELDRAIQDPDWALDFVEEVQDAEEESEPVPADARHFSTYKAWDMLRFLLARAEFPVNVIHGEEPFADDEDWGYGPPRYLRPERAHLAARALRSTTYAQLIAGVDPADLTRAEVYPLGWDEPGALEWGRHWYDGLTEFFGAAAAADDALLVWLD
- a CDS encoding AfsR/SARP family transcriptional regulator translates to MTWGSGGFGVDDGSPQLLRFEVLGPLRAWRGGTPLELGPVKRQAVLAALLLRRGAVVSHERLLDAVWGEEPPAGGHKVLPTHVNSLRRVLDPEGTPPAASVIRSGKGWYRFVVEEVRLDTADLDERGAQALRTVASGDLATAADQLSAAIGLFRGEPLAGLLGPFAQNERQRLEEHRRTFRLERLKCLVLLGRFGDALDDLSGLSASSAADRYDESLTALRMRALYGRGRQAEALKTYEDLRVQLRDELGTDPGEELRRVHEAVLHQDDAFLLRPPPSVLSTPRESAVPAELPHDTPGFAGRTGELERLHSLLAPARAQGTGTGTGTGTGTGTGNTVVISAIGGAAGIGKTALAVHWAHQVRDRFPDGQLYVNLHGFDHDRQPLEPGEALELLLRSLGLAASEIPPHHEAQGRVFRTLLADRRMLVLLDNAASADQVRPLLPSGPTCCVLVTSRNRLGDLVAHDGAHALPLDLLQPDEARALLSRALGTNRVDDDKHAVDELIRLCGSLPLALRVAAARLAGDPALRTADLVTEMTEGNKLEALEPDGDANSPLRTALSVSYRVLTPGARRLFRLLGLFPGAEFTAEVAAALLDAPLSQARRLIGALTSAHLIEPATAGRYRFHDLLREYAQECALVEETAPDREAALERLLIWYLNATRTTAGAGLFPELPGSLRAGRHPGMPSATAPRPWLDAERTNLLAVINHAAHHGPRPVAWHLTSALFSDFWIHLARKTWQTTAQTALDAAETEGDLFGQAAMHSSLAAARWDRGHVRQAMEHATRALDISRELGWATGEASGVGLRGMAYWSMARLDSAHDDFTVGLRIFRETGNRYFEGFGVVGLGMACRDLGRLHEAADHLERAVALEEEVSWWDAGSALQILGGVYWELGRLTDGLDLLGPEVASDKRAGYRDGHAMMLDAIAKINIELGRHNEGLEHAERAFALVEDTKRHWVQSGILNTVAAARRRLGQLDRALQSGEQALALARESRFGRAEADSLICLSLTHKEAGRYDEARTHAEQALALARDHSFRVVEGQALTALCETAAAEEAHGTAVELGQEALAIHRETSHRLGEARTLMALARAHRKTDGAAAELMRREAWAIFSDIGVPETEYADLDR
- a CDS encoding allene oxide cyclase barrel-like domain-containing protein, yielding MRPVRAACLGTATALVTLLACAPVAAAAATDTDSAHTTGGDRVITLIGRLVQQTRFPVNPGGAPAQGDRTVFRSTLFDQYGNQVGDTDGTCTTTRVDNGGAEECVVTYNLPGGQLSVQGMVFGILNPGPPSSFDNGITGGTGEFDRARGSVHADTIAPGTRRFTIDLDR